One window of the Pseudomonas lurida genome contains the following:
- a CDS encoding LacI family DNA-binding transcriptional regulator, protein MTDLKDVARLAGVSRATAARTFASPEQVRPATREQVFAAARELGFRPNLLGRQLRLQTTQLIGVVVPNLLNPVFAEQFQAMERAARARGYSLLLATTDYDSERESSVVEELLRQRVDGLVLTVTDAESNSVLSSLNTEQTPFVLAYHQPSNPNYSAVSVDNRAGMALATRYLLEAGHRRISMVAGPALQSDRARLRYAGYCDAMKEVGLDCRPVIEMPAHTQAEFAAIEPFLQGPGAPTALVCSNDFLAISLIAELRRNAWNVPQQLSVMGFDGISLGTQIHPTLCSVVQPIALLASTVIDQLLAQIAGNAPISHCLPCHIRPGDSTQPHEETLDARTQ, encoded by the coding sequence ATGACTGACCTCAAAGACGTAGCAAGGCTGGCCGGCGTATCCCGCGCCACCGCCGCCCGTACCTTCGCTTCCCCCGAGCAGGTGCGCCCGGCCACCCGTGAGCAGGTGTTCGCCGCCGCCCGCGAGTTGGGGTTTCGCCCCAACCTGTTGGGTCGCCAGTTGCGCCTGCAAACCACCCAGTTGATCGGTGTGGTGGTGCCAAACCTGCTCAACCCGGTCTTCGCCGAACAATTCCAGGCCATGGAGCGCGCCGCTCGGGCGCGCGGCTACAGCTTGTTGCTGGCGACCACCGACTACGACAGCGAACGCGAAAGCAGCGTGGTGGAAGAACTGCTGCGCCAGCGCGTCGACGGCCTGGTGCTGACGGTCACCGATGCCGAGAGCAACAGCGTGCTCAGCAGCCTCAACACCGAACAGACCCCGTTCGTGCTGGCCTACCATCAACCGAGCAACCCCAACTACAGCGCCGTGTCAGTCGACAACCGCGCCGGCATGGCATTGGCGACCCGGTATCTGTTGGAGGCGGGCCACCGACGCATCAGCATGGTCGCCGGCCCCGCGTTGCAGTCCGACCGTGCCCGCCTGCGTTACGCCGGCTATTGCGATGCGATGAAGGAAGTGGGCTTGGACTGCCGCCCGGTGATCGAAATGCCGGCCCATACCCAGGCCGAATTCGCGGCCATCGAGCCGTTCCTCCAAGGCCCTGGCGCGCCCACCGCGCTGGTGTGTTCCAACGACTTCCTCGCAATCAGCCTGATCGCCGAATTGCGCCGCAACGCCTGGAACGTGCCCCAACAACTCTCGGTGATGGGCTTTGACGGTATCAGCCTCGGCACCCAGATACACCCGACCCTGTGCAGCGTGGTGCAGCCCATCGCGCTGCTCGCCAGCACCGTGATTGACCAGTTGCTGGCGCAGATCGCCGGCAACGCCCCGATTTCCCATTGCCTGCCGTGCCACATCCGCCCCGGCGACAGTACCCAACCCCATGAGGAGACCCTTGATGCGCGCACTCAGTAA
- a CDS encoding ABC transporter substrate-binding protein, giving the protein MRALSKTLAAVLLCGAASLAQAADTAICYNCPPDWADWGTQLKAIAASTGVQVPLDNKNSGQSLAQLVAEKAAPVADVVYYGVTFGLQAQKADVVGTYKPKAWEQIPTGLKDPAGHWFAIHSGTLGIMVNVDALGGLPVPQSWSDLLKPEYKGMVGYLDPSSAFVGYVSAVAINRAMGGDLDNFAPAIDYFQKLAKNAPIVPKQTAYARVLSGELPILVDYDFNAYRARYKDKANVAFVIPKEGSISVPYVMSLVANAPHRANAEKVLDFVLSDEGQALWAKAYLRPVRPMKMPADVAAQFLPDSDYARAGVVDYEKMAAVQEAFAARYLNEVK; this is encoded by the coding sequence ATGCGCGCACTCAGTAAAACCCTGGCAGCCGTGCTGCTGTGCGGTGCGGCCAGCCTGGCCCAGGCCGCCGACACCGCGATTTGCTACAACTGCCCGCCGGACTGGGCCGACTGGGGCACCCAGCTCAAGGCCATCGCCGCCAGCACCGGCGTGCAGGTGCCGCTGGACAACAAGAACTCCGGCCAGTCCCTGGCACAGTTGGTGGCGGAAAAAGCCGCACCGGTCGCCGACGTCGTGTACTACGGCGTGACGTTCGGCCTGCAGGCGCAAAAGGCCGATGTGGTCGGCACCTACAAACCCAAGGCCTGGGAACAGATTCCCACGGGCCTGAAAGACCCGGCCGGCCATTGGTTCGCGATTCACTCCGGCACCTTGGGCATCATGGTCAACGTCGACGCGCTCGGTGGCTTGCCGGTGCCGCAAAGCTGGTCCGACCTGCTCAAGCCTGAGTACAAAGGCATGGTCGGTTACCTCGATCCCTCCAGCGCCTTCGTCGGCTACGTCTCGGCAGTGGCGATCAACCGCGCCATGGGCGGCGACCTGGACAACTTCGCCCCGGCTATCGACTACTTCCAGAAACTGGCGAAAAACGCCCCCATCGTGCCCAAGCAGACGGCGTATGCGCGGGTGCTGTCCGGTGAGTTGCCGATTTTGGTGGACTATGACTTCAACGCCTACCGTGCGCGTTACAAAGACAAGGCCAACGTCGCCTTCGTGATCCCCAAGGAAGGCAGCATCAGCGTGCCTTACGTGATGAGCCTGGTCGCCAACGCACCCCACCGCGCCAACGCGGAAAAAGTCCTCGACTTCGTGCTGTCTGACGAAGGCCAGGCACTCTGGGCCAAGGCTTACCTGCGTCCTGTGCGCCCGATGAAAATGCCCGCGGACGTGGCCGCACAGTTCCTGCCCGACAGCGACTATGCGCGTGCCGGCGTGGTGGACTACGAAAAAATGGCCGCTGTGCAGGAAGCCTTCGCCGCCCGTTACCTGAACGAGGTCAAGTAA
- a CDS encoding phosphodiesterase, with protein MNRPFLVAQISDLHLKAGQRLTYGVVDTLGALRRAVDHLNASHPRPDIVVISGDLVDFGRADEYAVLHPELARLHMPCYLVPGNHDSREPLLDAFRDHHYLPASAQGPLDWVVDEHPLRLIGLDSTIPGGHGGQLLDSQLQWLDAQLALRPDVPTLLILHHPPFISGIGHMDREPFINAAALERVVARHPQVERLLCGHLHRPMQRRFGGSLSCVCPGTSHQIVLDLQEAAPAHFNLEPAGYLLHRWEAQQGLISHNGVFGDYPGPYPFYDAHGLID; from the coding sequence GTGAATCGTCCGTTCCTCGTCGCGCAGATCAGCGACCTGCATCTTAAAGCCGGCCAGCGCCTTACCTATGGCGTTGTCGATACCCTGGGCGCACTGCGCCGTGCCGTCGACCACCTGAACGCCAGCCACCCGCGCCCCGATATCGTGGTCATCAGCGGTGACCTCGTGGACTTCGGCCGCGCCGATGAATACGCCGTGTTGCATCCCGAACTCGCTCGACTGCACATGCCGTGCTACCTGGTGCCGGGTAACCACGACAGCCGCGAGCCGTTGCTGGATGCGTTCCGTGATCACCACTATTTGCCTGCCTCGGCGCAGGGCCCATTGGACTGGGTGGTGGACGAGCATCCCCTGCGTTTGATCGGCCTCGACTCCACCATTCCTGGCGGTCACGGCGGCCAACTGCTCGACAGCCAATTGCAGTGGCTGGATGCACAACTGGCACTGCGTCCTGATGTGCCGACGCTGTTGATCCTGCATCACCCGCCGTTCATCAGCGGTATCGGCCATATGGACCGTGAACCGTTCATCAATGCCGCTGCACTGGAGCGCGTGGTTGCTCGCCATCCGCAGGTGGAGCGCCTACTGTGCGGCCACCTGCACCGGCCGATGCAACGACGTTTCGGCGGCAGCCTGAGTTGTGTGTGCCCCGGCACCTCCCACCAGATCGTGCTGGATTTGCAAGAAGCGGCGCCCGCGCATTTCAACCTGGAGCCGGCGGGCTATTTGTTGCATCGCTGGGAGGCGCAACAAGGTTTGATCAGCCACAACGGCGTGTTCGGGGACTACCCGGGGCCGTATCCGTTTTATGACGCTCATGGATTGATTGACTGA
- a CDS encoding ABC transporter permease: MKRSSLFVMQLLFTLLVCAFMLVPVVMSLLAGLTRNFFVGLSSGLTVDWLVQVWQAYSPTVWLSLQLALACAVCVCVVGVPAAYALVRMNNRFSRAFEELMVLPVAMPGLASALALLLTYGQFGSFRSSWLFILVGHVLFTLPFLVRPVMAVMQRQQLPVLEEAAASLGAGPIKRFFSVVVPNCRAGILAGVLMVVTLSLGEFNLTWMLHTPMTKTLPVGLADSYASARLEIASAYTLIFLLMIVPLLIALQAISARLSRGERR; this comes from the coding sequence GTGAAACGCTCATCGCTGTTTGTGATGCAACTGTTGTTCACCCTGCTGGTGTGTGCATTCATGCTCGTGCCGGTGGTGATGTCGCTGTTGGCCGGACTGACGCGTAATTTCTTCGTCGGCTTGTCCAGTGGCTTGACCGTCGACTGGTTGGTCCAGGTGTGGCAGGCCTATTCGCCCACCGTGTGGCTGTCCCTGCAACTGGCGCTGGCCTGCGCGGTATGCGTCTGTGTGGTTGGCGTACCGGCGGCCTATGCCTTGGTACGCATGAACAACCGCTTCAGTCGCGCGTTCGAAGAACTGATGGTACTGCCGGTGGCGATGCCGGGGTTGGCCAGTGCGCTGGCCTTGCTGCTCACCTATGGCCAGTTCGGCAGCTTCCGTAGCAGTTGGTTGTTCATCCTGGTCGGCCATGTGCTGTTCACCTTGCCGTTCCTGGTGCGCCCGGTGATGGCGGTGATGCAGCGCCAGCAACTGCCAGTGCTGGAGGAGGCCGCTGCGAGCCTGGGCGCCGGGCCGATCAAGCGTTTTTTCAGCGTGGTGGTGCCCAACTGCCGCGCGGGGATCCTGGCGGGTGTGTTGATGGTGGTCACCTTGTCCCTGGGTGAGTTCAACCTGACCTGGATGCTCCACACGCCGATGACCAAGACGCTGCCCGTGGGCCTGGCGGACAGCTACGCCTCGGCGCGCCTGGAAATCGCCAGCGCCTACACCCTTATCTTTTTGCTGATGATCGTGCCGCTGCTGATTGCGCTGCAGGCCATCAGCGCCCGTTTGTCCCGTGGAGAGCGTCGATGA
- a CDS encoding OprD family porin codes for MKATLNVLSVLTGGLGIALSPLASADFLSDSKANVSMRNFYFNNDNRDGTAAPSKTEEWGQAFILNYQSGFTDGTVGFGLDAVGMLGITLDSGAGRHVGSSMIPNDDGKAADNWARGGATAKARFAKSELRYGYLRPNLPILVSNDGRLLPQSFEGGQVTSKDIDNLTLIGGQLQHTTGRGSSDHSGLAAAGGTQESNKFNYAGADYQVTKDLMVQYYYANLEDYYQQHFAGLIHVLPLGDYGSLKTDLRYFKTTADGKNSSAAGRAEGYKLGGYTKNGNGEIDNNTWSAAFIYSLGPHAITAGYQQVSDDSNFAQLNQGGLVNKGEGGSSLYLYTDRTVQTFIQAGERTAFAQYAYDFASLGVPGLKASVMYLKGDHILTASGNDASEWERDISLDYVVQSGTFKNVGFGWRNGVSRSEVARDQDQNRVFVSYSIPLL; via the coding sequence ATGAAAGCCACTTTGAATGTATTAAGCGTATTGACCGGCGGCCTGGGCATTGCCCTGAGCCCCTTGGCCTCGGCTGATTTCCTGAGTGACAGCAAAGCCAACGTGAGCATGCGCAACTTCTACTTCAACAACGACAACCGTGACGGCACCGCCGCGCCGTCCAAGACCGAAGAGTGGGGCCAGGCGTTTATCCTCAACTATCAATCGGGCTTTACCGATGGCACTGTCGGGTTCGGTCTGGATGCAGTGGGCATGCTCGGTATCACCCTCGACAGCGGTGCCGGTCGCCATGTGGGCAGCTCGATGATCCCTAACGACGATGGCAAGGCTGCCGACAACTGGGCCCGTGGCGGCGCGACGGCCAAGGCACGTTTCGCCAAGAGCGAGTTGCGCTACGGCTACCTGCGGCCGAACCTGCCGATCCTGGTGAGCAACGACGGCCGCCTGTTGCCGCAGTCTTTCGAAGGCGGGCAAGTCACCAGCAAGGACATCGACAACCTGACCCTGATCGGCGGTCAACTGCAGCACACCACCGGTCGTGGTTCCAGCGACCACAGCGGCCTGGCGGCAGCGGGTGGCACTCAGGAAAGCAACAAATTCAACTACGCGGGTGCCGACTACCAAGTGACCAAGGACCTGATGGTCCAGTATTACTACGCGAACCTCGAAGACTATTACCAACAGCACTTCGCCGGCCTCATCCATGTATTGCCACTGGGCGACTACGGCTCATTGAAAACCGACCTGCGTTACTTCAAGACCACCGCCGACGGCAAGAACAGCAGCGCCGCCGGCCGTGCCGAAGGCTACAAGCTTGGCGGCTACACCAAGAACGGCAACGGTGAAATCGACAATAACACCTGGAGCGCGGCGTTCATCTACTCACTGGGGCCCCACGCGATCACCGCCGGCTACCAGCAGGTCTCGGACGACAGTAACTTCGCGCAACTCAACCAGGGCGGCCTGGTGAACAAAGGGGAGGGCGGTTCCAGCCTGTACCTCTACACCGACCGTACCGTGCAGACCTTCATCCAGGCCGGTGAGCGCACCGCCTTTGCCCAATACGCCTATGACTTTGCATCGCTCGGCGTGCCGGGCCTGAAGGCCTCGGTGATGTACTTGAAGGGCGACCACATCCTCACCGCCAGCGGCAACGATGCCAGTGAGTGGGAGCGCGATATTTCCCTGGACTACGTGGTGCAGAGCGGCACGTTCAAGAACGTCGGGTTCGGCTGGCGCAACGGTGTGTCGCGCAGTGAAGTGGCGCGGGACCAGGATCAGAATCGGGTGTTTGTGAGTTATTCGATTCCGTTGCTGTAA
- a CDS encoding sensor domain-containing diguanylate cyclase translates to MIKASLRSHLTLWFAGLSLLTLLSVGFYVGHIATEQMKQASGNALLSTARSTAALLAVQLRERQLEVSLLSKAPIMRKGDLDAPDILTLMELRTQSRAEYAWMGVADAEGKVRQAVNGLLVNQSVQQRPWFQAGMRGEYTGDPHEAVLLAKLLPGAANGEPLRFIDFAAPIRNAQGETIGVLGAHAHWRWVTQIVDSALMQKDAVPDLEALIVDFDGKVLYPEALAGERMPPANLGKPSGWSSGNGYVTASVAVPSPSNANVSWYIMVRQPLDVALQPARVLLYRLLLLGLIAAVVFGLVAYYLASTLSRPIERLARSAKQVQDHQPGAVFPQEHPVLEIAQLGRSLTGMTQSLLSKERELQDANASLEATVAQRTADLTQANADLLKLATHDALTGVFNRRRFDEKLAENSLLFQRTGRTFALLLIDADYFKRVNDTYGHAIGDDVLCQLAVLIENTTRATDFVARYGGEEFAVLLPEIEEPDSPEVVAEKIRKAVETAVFPTVGHVTVSIGVSVAEPSDRDTSALLKRADMQLYEAKAGGRNRVA, encoded by the coding sequence ATGATCAAAGCCAGCCTACGCAGCCACCTGACCCTATGGTTCGCCGGTTTATCGTTGCTCACGTTGTTGAGCGTGGGCTTTTATGTGGGTCATATCGCCACCGAGCAGATGAAACAGGCCAGCGGCAATGCGCTGCTGAGTACGGCGCGCTCTACCGCTGCGCTGTTGGCCGTGCAACTGCGCGAACGTCAGTTGGAGGTGTCCTTGCTGAGCAAGGCACCGATCATGCGCAAGGGCGATCTTGACGCGCCGGACATCCTGACCTTGATGGAACTGCGCACCCAATCGCGCGCCGAGTATGCCTGGATGGGTGTGGCCGACGCCGAGGGCAAGGTACGCCAGGCGGTCAATGGTTTGCTGGTCAATCAGTCGGTGCAGCAACGACCATGGTTCCAGGCGGGCATGCGCGGCGAGTACACCGGTGATCCCCATGAAGCCGTGCTGCTGGCCAAGCTGCTGCCGGGGGCCGCTAACGGTGAGCCGCTGCGCTTTATCGATTTCGCCGCACCAATTCGCAACGCCCAGGGAGAGACCATCGGCGTACTGGGCGCGCACGCGCATTGGCGCTGGGTGACGCAGATTGTCGACTCTGCCTTGATGCAGAAGGATGCGGTGCCAGACCTGGAAGCCCTGATTGTCGACTTCGACGGCAAAGTGCTCTACCCGGAAGCGTTGGCGGGTGAGCGGATGCCACCGGCCAACCTGGGCAAGCCGTCGGGCTGGTCCAGCGGCAATGGCTACGTCACCGCATCGGTGGCAGTGCCCAGCCCGTCGAATGCAAACGTGAGCTGGTACATCATGGTGCGCCAACCCTTGGATGTCGCGCTGCAACCGGCGCGCGTGCTGCTGTACAGGTTGTTGCTGCTGGGCCTTATCGCGGCAGTGGTGTTCGGGCTCGTCGCCTACTACCTGGCGTCCACCCTCAGCCGCCCGATCGAACGCCTGGCCCGGTCCGCCAAGCAGGTGCAAGACCATCAACCCGGCGCGGTCTTCCCCCAGGAACACCCGGTGCTGGAAATCGCCCAGTTGGGACGCTCGCTCACCGGCATGACCCAGTCCCTGCTGTCCAAGGAACGCGAACTGCAAGACGCCAACGCCTCCCTGGAAGCCACTGTCGCGCAACGTACCGCCGACCTTACCCAAGCCAATGCCGACCTGCTCAAGCTTGCTACCCACGATGCTTTGACCGGTGTCTTCAACCGCCGCCGCTTCGACGAAAAACTCGCCGAAAACAGCCTGCTGTTCCAACGCACCGGCCGCACCTTCGCCCTGCTGCTGATCGACGCCGACTACTTCAAGCGCGTCAACGACACCTACGGCCACGCCATCGGCGACGACGTACTGTGCCAGTTGGCCGTCCTGATTGAAAACACCACCCGCGCCACCGACTTTGTCGCACGTTACGGCGGTGAGGAATTCGCGGTGCTGCTGCCCGAAATCGAAGAACCTGACAGCCCCGAAGTGGTTGCGGAAAAAATCCGCAAGGCCGTGGAAACGGCGGTGTTCCCAACCGTGGGCCATGTGACCGTGAGTATTGGCGTGAGCGTGGCCGAGCCTTCGGACCGAGACACCTCGGCGCTGCTCAAGCGCGCGGACATGCAATTGTACGAGGCCAAGGCCGGAGGCAGGAACCGCGTGGCCTGA
- a CDS encoding ABC transporter ATP-binding protein produces the protein MTAITIRLQGCRKAFADGTVAVHDLNLTVEGGETLAILGPSGCGKTTTLRLIAGLERPDVGQVFFADQDVTRLPIERRDVGMVFQNYALFPNLDVAGNIVYGLKIRGMSVPERNERCDELLELVGLQNHGKRSIHELSGGQRQRVALARALAPRPKVLLLDEPLAALDAQLRERLRSELNELLRGLGITSVFVTHDQGEAMALGDRILVMEHGRVAQLASPRDIYQKPANAFVAGFVGNLNAFAVIEPSARGLKVCGGELPWHGTDLPSTLYCRPEHLRVMESEGHLHGRLLAQFFQGAQSRLLVDVGGPQPLLVDSSDNQMYAVGAPIALAVAPHMLFTLNA, from the coding sequence ATGACCGCTATCACTATTCGCCTGCAGGGCTGTCGCAAGGCGTTCGCCGACGGCACCGTGGCCGTGCATGACTTGAACCTGACCGTCGAAGGCGGTGAAACCCTGGCGATCCTTGGCCCCTCCGGTTGTGGCAAGACCACGACCTTGCGCCTGATCGCCGGCCTCGAGCGCCCGGACGTGGGCCAGGTGTTTTTCGCAGATCAGGACGTAACCCGCCTGCCGATCGAACGCCGCGATGTGGGCATGGTGTTCCAGAACTACGCGCTGTTCCCCAACCTGGATGTGGCCGGGAACATCGTCTACGGCTTGAAGATTCGCGGTATGTCGGTGCCAGAGCGCAACGAGCGATGCGACGAGTTGCTGGAACTGGTGGGCTTGCAGAATCACGGCAAGCGCAGCATCCACGAACTCTCCGGCGGCCAGCGCCAGCGCGTAGCCCTGGCCCGTGCCTTGGCGCCGCGCCCCAAGGTGTTATTGCTCGATGAGCCATTGGCAGCGCTCGATGCGCAACTGCGCGAACGCCTGCGCAGCGAGCTGAATGAACTGCTGCGCGGCCTCGGTATCACCTCGGTATTCGTCACCCACGACCAGGGCGAAGCCATGGCCCTGGGCGATCGCATCCTGGTGATGGAACACGGCCGTGTCGCCCAGTTGGCCAGCCCACGGGACATCTACCAGAAACCGGCCAACGCCTTCGTCGCGGGGTTTGTCGGCAACCTCAATGCCTTCGCCGTGATCGAGCCGTCGGCCCGTGGCTTGAAAGTCTGTGGCGGCGAGTTGCCGTGGCACGGCACCGATCTGCCCAGCACCCTGTACTGCCGCCCCGAACACCTGCGGGTGATGGAGAGCGAGGGGCACCTGCACGGGCGCCTGCTGGCGCAGTTTTTCCAGGGCGCGCAGAGCCGCCTGCTGGTGGATGTGGGCGGCCCGCAACCGCTGCTCGTCGACAGCAGCGACAACCAGATGTACGCCGTCGGCGCGCCGATTGCCCTGGCCGTCGCGCCGCACATGTTGTTCACCCTGAATGCCTGA
- a CDS encoding ABC transporter permease: MAASARQAAWALAPAFAVLLAFWLLPLAHLVVLGAESRDSNGSGYWQVLSSAQYLGSLGQTLVLAMVVTLVALVIGGISGVFLARQQFFGRSALVALLTFPLAFPGVVVGFLVILLAGRQGLFAALGLQLAGERWIFAYSLAGLFVGYLYFSIPRVILTVMAACESLDRSLEEAAHSLGAGHWRVVCDVIVPGLAPALASCGAICFATSMGAFGTAFTLGTRLNVTPVAIYNVFTNYANFAVAAALSVVLGAVTWAVLLLTRRLVKNAGTVL; the protein is encoded by the coding sequence GTGGCTGCATCGGCAAGACAGGCGGCCTGGGCGCTGGCCCCGGCCTTTGCAGTGCTGCTCGCGTTCTGGCTGTTGCCGCTGGCGCACTTGGTGGTGCTGGGTGCCGAGAGCCGCGACAGCAACGGCAGCGGTTACTGGCAGGTGCTCAGCAGCGCCCAGTACCTGGGCAGCCTGGGGCAAACCCTGGTGCTGGCGATGGTGGTGACGCTGGTGGCGTTGGTGATCGGCGGCATCAGCGGCGTGTTCCTCGCCCGGCAGCAGTTCTTCGGGCGCTCGGCGCTGGTGGCGTTGTTGACGTTTCCGCTGGCGTTTCCCGGCGTCGTGGTGGGCTTCCTGGTGATCCTGCTGGCCGGGCGCCAGGGCCTGTTCGCTGCCCTGGGCCTGCAACTGGCCGGTGAGCGCTGGATTTTTGCCTACTCGCTGGCGGGGTTGTTCGTGGGCTACCTGTACTTCTCGATTCCACGGGTAATCCTCACGGTGATGGCCGCGTGCGAGAGCCTCGACCGCAGCCTGGAGGAAGCCGCGCACTCGCTGGGTGCCGGACATTGGCGGGTGGTGTGCGATGTGATTGTGCCTGGCCTGGCACCCGCGCTGGCGTCCTGCGGGGCGATCTGTTTTGCCACCTCCATGGGCGCCTTCGGTACCGCCTTTACGTTAGGCACGCGGCTGAATGTCACCCCGGTGGCGATCTACAACGTGTTTACCAACTACGCCAACTTCGCCGTGGCGGCTGCGCTGTCCGTGGTCCTCGGCGCGGTGACCTGGGCCGTGTTGCTGCTCACGCGACGGCTGGTGAAAAACGCGGGGACTGTGCTGTGA
- a CDS encoding GFA family protein, with amino-acid sequence MDAFTQGSCLCGAVTYLVSTPLKAITHCHCKKCQKSHGAAFATYASAPLSAITVQATPAALKSYESSPGVTRQFCSQCGSSLFWSDARGRYPEWISIALGTLDTTVNAQKQTHSCVESKAAWFDGESP; translated from the coding sequence ATGGACGCATTCACCCAAGGCAGCTGCCTCTGCGGCGCCGTCACCTATCTAGTCTCGACCCCGCTCAAGGCTATCACCCACTGCCACTGCAAAAAATGCCAGAAAAGCCATGGCGCCGCGTTTGCCACTTACGCCAGCGCCCCCCTGTCAGCGATCACTGTGCAGGCCACGCCGGCTGCGCTGAAAAGCTATGAGTCATCGCCGGGCGTCACTCGGCAATTCTGCTCGCAGTGCGGGTCTTCACTGTTCTGGAGCGACGCCAGGGGCCGCTATCCCGAGTGGATCTCGATTGCGCTCGGCACGCTCGACACGACTGTTAACGCGCAGAAACAGACTCACAGCTGTGTGGAATCCAAGGCAGCCTGGTTTGACGGAGAGTCGCCGTGA
- a CDS encoding DUF2268 domain-containing putative Zn-dependent protease (predicted Zn-dependent protease with a strongly conserved HExxH motif) translates to MDAWTLHWLEASGSLAEFRQALTQEFDIAYQAIARCLPAPRLDVLIQRLPGETLAELGLVGRAFRSTMFSMTLDPDNPNFAASLEGGAVHRHIVHEVHHCLRMAGPGYGWTLGEALVSEGLAGQFVRHLLGSEPEPWERALGLETLQAAPVNMSELAATYYDHSAWFFGTGDKPKWLGYALGYQMVGQWLATAGTPDATSWVNVPAQDILAIAAGQGLVTRG, encoded by the coding sequence ATGGACGCATGGACGCTGCACTGGCTGGAGGCTTCGGGCTCCCTGGCCGAGTTTCGCCAGGCATTGACGCAGGAATTCGACATCGCCTACCAGGCCATTGCCCGATGCCTGCCCGCACCGCGCCTGGATGTGTTGATCCAACGCCTGCCCGGCGAGACCCTCGCCGAACTTGGCCTGGTCGGGCGTGCCTTTCGCAGCACGATGTTCTCCATGACCCTGGACCCCGATAACCCGAACTTCGCCGCAAGCCTTGAGGGCGGAGCGGTGCACCGGCATATCGTGCACGAGGTGCATCATTGCCTGCGCATGGCCGGGCCGGGATACGGTTGGACACTGGGCGAAGCGCTGGTCAGTGAGGGCCTGGCCGGCCAGTTCGTACGGCACCTGCTCGGCAGCGAGCCGGAGCCATGGGAGCGTGCGCTGGGCCTTGAAACCTTGCAGGCCGCTCCGGTGAATATGAGTGAGCTGGCAGCGACGTACTACGATCACAGCGCCTGGTTCTTCGGCACCGGTGATAAGCCGAAGTGGCTGGGGTATGCGCTGGGGTATCAGATGGTCGGACAATGGTTGGCAACCGCAGGTACGCCTGACGCGACGAGCTGGGTTAACGTGCCTGCCCAAGACATCCTGGCGATTGCGGCCGGGCAGGGACTGGTGACGCGCGGCTGA
- a CDS encoding GNAT family N-acetyltransferase, with the protein MTQLLSIRPIKELPEQIVELEAQAVSEGFRFVTRLITEWQDHSNRFDQPGECLLGVFCNEQLVAIGGVSSDPYAGPTVGRLRRVFVAPAMRGRHVGKDLVQALLKHAELAFEAVHVFTDTPKAAAFYLRCGFDQVADSTATHVRTSRRR; encoded by the coding sequence GTGACCCAACTGCTTTCGATACGTCCGATCAAAGAACTGCCGGAACAAATCGTTGAGCTGGAAGCGCAAGCGGTCAGTGAAGGATTCAGATTCGTGACGCGACTGATTACAGAGTGGCAAGACCACTCCAATCGATTCGATCAACCGGGCGAGTGCCTTTTGGGCGTCTTCTGCAACGAGCAGTTAGTCGCTATCGGCGGAGTGTCCTCTGACCCGTATGCCGGCCCGACGGTAGGTCGATTGCGACGGGTATTCGTTGCGCCTGCAATGCGCGGGCGTCACGTGGGCAAGGACCTGGTACAGGCGCTGCTGAAACACGCCGAGTTGGCATTCGAGGCCGTACATGTCTTCACCGATACGCCCAAAGCCGCAGCGTTTTATCTACGATGTGGCTTTGATCAGGTGGCTGATAGCACTGCAACGCATGTCAGGACGAGCAGGCGCCGCTGA